The following is a genomic window from Armatimonadota bacterium.
TTCATCGCCGCTTTGGTACCGGCAGCTCCGCTGCCGCCCGGAAAAGCGGGACTGAAAGTCCCGCACTCCAAAAGGAGCGGCAACGCGCGGCGTTACCCCCTGCTTGCCCGCTCCGGCAGGTGATTCCACGACCGAAGCGAACATACCGCGGAATTCCACGGGAGGCTTCGACAGGATGAAAATCGGCGCGATGACTGCTTCGTTTCGCACGCCGTTTGCGAAGAGCCTGGAGGCGGCGGCCGCGCTCGGCGCGGATGGCGTCCAGATCTGGGCGACGAGCGGCAGCGGCGAACTCGACCCCGCCGCCACCACGGACGACGACATCCGCGAGTTGCTGGCGACGCTCAAGCGGCTCGACCTCGAGATATCCGCGCTGTGCGGCGACCTCGGCCGCGGATTCACGCGGCCCGATCATCTGGCGGAAGACATCGCGACGACCAAGCGCATGATGGACCTCGCGGAGCGGCTCGGCGTCACCGTCATGACGTCACACATCGGCGTGATACCGGAAGACCCCGCGGCCCCGGAGTATCGCACCGCCGCCGAGGCGCTGGAGGACATCGGCGCCCACGGCGACGGGATCGGGGTCGTCTTCGCCAGCGAGACGGGGCCAGAGTCGGGGGCGGCGCTCGGCGCATTTCTACGCGGCCTGCGGACGAAGTCCATCAAGGTCAACTACGACCCGGCGAATCTGGTAATGAACGGCTTCGACCCGGTGGAGGGCGTGTACGANNNNNNNNNNNNNNNNNNNNNNNNNNNNNNNNNNNNNNNNNNNNNNNNNNNNNNNNNNNNNNNNNNNNNNNNNNNNNNNNNNNNNNNNNNNNNNNNNNNNAACGCGGCGATGGACTTCATCAGAGACAATCGCGGAGAGCCCTTCCTCGCCTACTTCTCGACAAACGCGCCGCACTCGCCGCTGGAGGTGAGCGAGGAGTACAGCGCGCCATACGTCGCGCTGGGTCTCGACGAGAAGACCGCGCGCGTGTACGGGATGATCACGAACATTGACGAGAACGTGGGCCGGGTGCTGGAGCTGCTGCGCGAACTCGACCTCGACGACAATACCATTGTCATCTTCCTCACCGACAACGGGCCATGTGCATCCCAGGGCCCGGAGCGCTTCAACGCTGGGCTGCGCGATCGCAAGGGGACGGTGTACGACGGGGGGATTCGCGTGCCGTGTTTCGTGCGGTGGCCGGCGCGGCTGGAGGCGGGGCACGAGGTTCAGGAGATTGCGGCTCACATTGACGTGTTGCCGACGGTGCTCGATGCGTGCGATGTGCCCGTGCCGGACGGGCTTCGGTTCGATGGCGTGAGCCTGCTGCCGTTGATGCTGGGGACGGCACGGCGATGGCCCGACCGCATGCTGTATTTCCAGTGGCACCGCGGCGACGCGCCGGAACTCTACCGCAACTGCGCGGCGCGATCGCAGCGGTTCAAGCTCGTCAACGGTCAGGAGCTGTACGACATGACTTCCGACCCGGGCGAGAGTGAGGACGTCGCGGCGCGGCATCCCGACGTCGTCGCGAAGATGCGGACGGGGTATGAGGAATGGTTTGCCGAGGTCAGCGCGCCGCCCGGCTACGCGCCGCCGCGGATCCACCTCGGAACGCCGCACGAGGACCCCGTGACCCTGACTCGCCAGGACTGGCGCGGCGCAGAGGGTTGGGGTGATTCGGACCTCGGCTATTGGGAGGTGAAGGTCGCGGCGGCAGGCGAGTACGACGTGACGCTGAGATTCGCGGCCGCAGAGGGCGGCGAGGAAGCCCACTTCCGCCTCGGCGACGTCGTCCGGCGGGAGCGCCTGGAAGCGGGAGCGACGTCGTGCGTCTTCGCGGGTGTCAGCCTGATGGCGGGCGACGCGCGGCTGGAGGCATGGCTCACCGCGGGCGGGAAACCAGTGGGCGCGAGATACGTTGACGTGGAGCGCGTGCCGCCCGGAGAAGCGCCGGCCGCGGAGGCGGAGGGCGCGGGTTAAGTCGCCAGGCCCAGCCACCACTTCACGACGACGGCCACGACGTAAGCGGTGACGAAGATGACCGTCAACTGTTCGCGGTTCCCGAGGAAGACGCGCCAGCTCCAGCGGCCGGTCGCCTTTGGGTAGGGCGTGAGCCGCGGCAGCAGAGGGGGCACGGACCGGTTGTACTCCCAGTATTCCTCGCCGAAGGCCTCGGCGAGGCGTTCCGGCTCTTTCGTCTCTTTGCGCGGCATGTAGGCGAAGAGGAAATAGCCGAGGCCGACGATGAGCAGGGCGATGCCGACGATGCCGCCGACGAGACCGGAGATCCCGATTATGAGGAGCATGCGCCCGAGGTACATGGGGTTGCGGGTGTAGGCATAGGGCCCGCCGGTGGCAAGCCGCTCGTTTCGCACCAGGTGGCCGGCGGACCAGATGCGCGCGCCTTCACCGAGGATGACAAAGACGAGACCGATCGCGAGCCACGGCATGCTCGGCGCGGACAGAAG
Proteins encoded in this region:
- a CDS encoding sugar phosphate isomerase/epimerase, coding for MKIGAMTASFRTPFAKSLEAAAALGADGVQIWATSGSGELDPAATTDDDIRELLATLKRLDLEISALCGDLGRGFTRPDHLAEDIATTKRMMDLAERLGVTVMTSHIGVIPEDPAAPEYRTAAEALEDIGAHGDGIGVVFASETGPESGAALGAFLRGLRTKSIKVNYDPANLVMNGFDPVEGVY
- a CDS encoding sulfatase-like hydrolase/transferase, with product NAAMDFIRDNRGEPFLAYFSTNAPHSPLEVSEEYSAPYVALGLDEKTARVYGMITNIDENVGRVLELLRELDLDDNTIVIFLTDNGPCASQGPERFNAGLRDRKGTVYDGGIRVPCFVRWPARLEAGHEVQEIAAHIDVLPTVLDACDVPVPDGLRFDGVSLLPLMLGTARRWPDRMLYFQWHRGDAPELYRNCAARSQRFKLVNGQELYDMTSDPGESEDVAARHPDVVAKMRTGYEEWFAEVSAPPGYAPPRIHLGTPHEDPVTLTRQDWRGAEGWGDSDLGYWEVKVAAAGEYDVTLRFAAAEGGEEAHFRLGDVVRRERLEAGATSCVFAGVSLMAGDARLEAWLTAGGKPVGARYVDVERVPPGEAPAAEAEGAG
- a CDS encoding isoprenylcysteine carboxylmethyltransferase family protein, whose product is MNDSTPSRERLVRWPHKPLRGLLKSFSIPALLVVAFLLSAPSMPWLAIGLVFVILGEGARIWSAGHLVRNERLATGGPYAYTRNPMYLGRMLLIIGISGLVGGIVGIALLIVGLGYFLFAYMPRKETKEPERLAEAFGEEYWEYNRSVPPLLPRLTPYPKATGRWSWRVFLGNREQLTVIFVTAYVVAVVVKWWLGLAT